A region from the Arachis ipaensis cultivar K30076 chromosome B01, Araip1.1, whole genome shotgun sequence genome encodes:
- the LOC107608980 gene encoding uncharacterized protein LOC107608980 — translation MKSLERQVGQLAKQAERPTNILPSDIIPNPREEYKALQLRSGKVIGESSNKEATKLKEQDTVDKQDEEKASTLQKSKDDEKPQSKTPIQESHSNNKDDVKPQQESKNEGVKAYVPKLPYPTRIHKGIKDQQFPRFLEIFKKLKINIPLAEALEQMSLYAKFLEELITKKRSWQEKETVILTQECSAIIQRGLPPKLKDPGSFLIPCTIGNIAIDKSLCDLGASINLMPLIMLKKMMIEELKPTRMSLQLADRSIKIPNGVVENLLVKVGNFIFPADFVVLDMDEEGSNSVILGRPFLATARTIIVVEKGEMIFRVQDEQMTINVFNAMKYPAEKESCMRVDVVDSLVEEVFETNHQVKQEEVQDIQR, via the coding sequence ATGAAGAGCCTTGAACGACAAGTAGGACAACTGGCCAAACAAGCTGAACGGCCGACCAACATCCTCCCAAGTGATATAATACCCAACCCAAGGGAAGAATATAAAGCTCTGCAGTTAAGAAGTGGCAAAGTAATCGGAGAAAGTTCTAACAAGGAAGCAACAAAACTCAAGGAGCAAGACACAGTAGACAAGCAAGACGAAGAAAAGGCATCAACACTTCAAAAAAGCAAAGACGATGAAAAGCCACAAAGCAAGACACCCATTCAAGAAAGCCACTCCAATAACAAGGATGATGTAAAGCCACAACAGGAGAGCAAGAATGAAGGAGTTAAAGCCTATGTACCCAAGCTTCCATACCCAACCAGGATACACAAAGGAATAAAGGATCAACAATTTCCAAGgttcttggaaatctttaagaaacttAAAATCAACATTCCATTGGCAGAAGCTTTAGAACAAATGTCATTATATGCAAAGTTTCTTGAAGAATTAATCaccaagaaaagaagttggcaagaaaaagaaacagTGATTCTCACTCAAGAGTGTAGTGCCATTATTCAGAGGGGACtaccaccaaaactcaaggatccaggCAGCTTCCTCATACCATGCACAATTGGGAATATAGCCATTGACAAAtcactctgtgacctgggagcaagcattaacTTAATGCCTCTTATCATGCTGAAGAAAATGATGATAGAAGAGCTGAAACCCACAAGAATGTCACTCCAACTTGCTGACAGATCTATCAAAATACCAAATGGTGTAGTTGAGAACCTCTTGGTGAAAGTGGGGAATTTTATATTCCCAGCCGATTTTGTGGTCCTAGATATGGATGAAGAGGGGAGCAACTCAGttatccttggtagaccctttttggcCACAGCCAGAACAATCATTGTTGTGGAAAAGGGAGAGATGATTTTCAGAGTACAGGATGAGCAAATGACCATAAATGTCTTCAATGCAATGAAATATCCCGCTGAGAAAGAAAGTTGCATGAGGGTTGATGTGGTGGATTCTTTGGTTGAAGAAGTATTTGAAACAAACCATCAAGTGAAACAGGAGGAAGTCCAGGACATTCAAAGATAA